A single region of the Funiculus sociatus GB2-C1 genome encodes:
- a CDS encoding DUF1574 family protein: MLDTDQIAHTGSQSSLAQWVHRAIGLPEVRLRFRLRGNNLHILCEGSECPPSGTVVSRFVQALKVKDQASGFPAQADPIDQVIFYGRALGCHRPDWVKQIPLQELNPHQSTAASKVETSDEPQATTEDELTVSNRSLARSGQPEAIARYLGETLTPLGVGVKVAIKNLPAREKGTEVDKVGSLSPIPNPQSPIPNPQSPIRRLWILCESDYSPDESLLAQPVAQQLRNLKLEGFLDAVICSQVRGEKTRDWLLRVDLTPPEEMLKDWARWGDIQAIARLLNQALQPDGMQISAVLKDVTLHLFCSKTGAGEETAPDKQTAMGAIAPVLEILAPQGIQAATVYGVETHGLSSVPEQETPIWIDWLNLPATVQPALTESTLKLAQHGDLKAIQFLLERLLNPDLEERLETGGISLSLRRKQDLLHFMSEALICPQQSVVGPPIAKFVRQLAIPGVAGVRIYGRRAGKSSPLWQMGADFVARKRLVPEATPEFAASDAYLGELLSPTDEPVLRPDVTKEDVKAAASAASGNLIRLVQQMLSASQLFIPTLEIKDLAPAGASKTSTSIYNYYQGFKVALVWGVLGLLLTVQTDWLLTQMLKSKPQLAQSSAFSGRKIGQGQQTTDATLPKLSLQKSPGANARAFNSQGFTRDGDSSVTVSKLNRGNASSVAILAAARSPNPSFNNRLLDEKLALYQQLLTQRRGVPPDVLIVGSSRAMRGIDPTALEDALAAQGYPGVKVFNFGINGATAQVVDFQLRQVLTSEQLPKLIIWADGARAFNSGRVDTTFSAIAASRGFKQLLAGTFPKQSSTAAPPGQTAIAPATEEGASASLSQSYQAVNSWLNEKLGTVSQGYTQRDQMKAWLRDHYAAWVKPAPLKTTVEEDTETPQEAEAREAAIDFDGFLPLSVRFNPATYYQRYARVSGSYDSDYESFKMDGTQAEAMDKLLKFSQDKQIPIVFVNLPLTQDYLDPVRTEHEQAFQQYMRSLSLQKGLIFRDLSQLYPTKHDYFSDPSHLNRYGAYEVSNQLAKDPMIPWIKKD, from the coding sequence ATGTTGGATACCGATCAGATCGCCCATACAGGGAGTCAATCCTCCCTCGCCCAGTGGGTTCACCGCGCTATCGGTCTTCCGGAAGTGCGCCTCCGATTTCGCCTGCGGGGAAATAACCTGCATATTCTTTGTGAAGGTTCTGAATGCCCGCCTTCGGGGACAGTTGTCAGTCGGTTTGTGCAAGCACTCAAGGTTAAAGATCAGGCATCTGGGTTTCCCGCACAAGCAGATCCCATCGACCAGGTAATTTTCTACGGTCGTGCTTTAGGTTGCCATCGTCCAGACTGGGTAAAGCAAATTCCTCTACAAGAGCTTAACCCGCATCAGTCAACTGCTGCCAGTAAGGTCGAGACGAGCGACGAGCCACAAGCGACGACTGAAGATGAGCTGACAGTTTCTAATCGCAGTCTAGCCCGGTCTGGTCAACCAGAAGCGATCGCGCGATATTTGGGCGAAACTCTCACTCCTCTGGGAGTTGGTGTCAAAGTAGCAATTAAGAATCTTCCGGCGCGGGAGAAGGGAACAGAGGTAGACAAGGTGGGTTCCTTGTCCCCAATCCCCAATCCCCAATCCCCAATCCCCAATCCCCAATCCCCAATCCGCCGTCTTTGGATTCTTTGTGAGTCCGACTACAGCCCTGATGAGTCCTTGCTGGCGCAACCTGTGGCTCAACAGTTGCGGAATCTGAAGCTGGAAGGGTTTCTGGATGCAGTAATTTGCTCTCAGGTGAGGGGAGAAAAAACCCGCGATTGGCTGCTGCGAGTGGATCTAACTCCCCCAGAAGAAATGCTCAAAGATTGGGCGCGTTGGGGAGACATTCAAGCGATCGCCCGCTTGCTTAATCAAGCGTTACAGCCTGATGGGATGCAAATTTCCGCTGTTCTCAAAGACGTAACGCTGCATTTATTCTGTAGCAAAACGGGAGCAGGAGAAGAAACCGCACCAGACAAACAAACTGCTATGGGAGCGATCGCGCCTGTATTAGAAATTTTGGCACCGCAAGGCATCCAAGCTGCAACAGTTTATGGTGTCGAAACCCACGGCTTGTCGTCAGTACCAGAACAGGAAACGCCGATTTGGATCGACTGGCTGAATTTACCAGCGACAGTGCAACCAGCCTTAACAGAATCTACCTTGAAGCTGGCTCAACATGGCGACTTGAAGGCAATTCAGTTTTTATTGGAACGCTTACTGAATCCGGATCTGGAAGAACGATTAGAAACAGGTGGCATTAGTTTATCCCTGCGTCGCAAACAAGATTTGTTGCACTTTATGAGTGAGGCGCTCATCTGTCCGCAACAGTCGGTTGTGGGGCCACCGATTGCTAAGTTCGTTCGGCAACTAGCGATTCCGGGAGTTGCTGGAGTGAGAATATATGGCCGTCGCGCTGGTAAATCATCCCCCTTATGGCAGATGGGCGCTGATTTTGTGGCTCGGAAGCGATTGGTGCCGGAAGCTACCCCAGAATTTGCCGCTAGCGATGCTTATCTGGGAGAACTTCTCTCTCCCACAGACGAACCAGTTCTGCGTCCCGATGTCACCAAAGAAGATGTAAAAGCTGCTGCTTCTGCCGCATCTGGGAATTTAATCAGGCTGGTTCAACAAATGTTATCCGCCTCCCAGCTGTTTATTCCCACCTTGGAAATAAAAGACTTGGCACCAGCCGGAGCGAGTAAAACCAGTACCTCAATTTACAATTATTACCAAGGTTTCAAAGTTGCCTTGGTTTGGGGCGTGCTGGGATTATTGTTGACGGTGCAAACAGATTGGCTTTTGACTCAAATGCTGAAGTCAAAGCCGCAGCTGGCTCAGTCGTCCGCTTTTAGTGGTAGAAAAATAGGTCAAGGTCAACAGACAACAGACGCAACTTTGCCGAAGCTGTCTTTGCAAAAATCCCCCGGTGCGAATGCCCGTGCATTCAACTCCCAAGGCTTTACTCGCGACGGTGATAGTAGTGTCACGGTGAGTAAGTTAAATAGAGGTAATGCGTCATCCGTGGCAATTCTGGCAGCAGCGCGATCGCCCAATCCTTCTTTTAACAACCGTCTGTTAGACGAAAAGCTGGCTCTTTACCAACAGTTGTTGACCCAACGCCGGGGCGTTCCCCCAGATGTTTTAATTGTCGGGAGTTCTAGGGCAATGCGGGGTATCGACCCGACAGCACTCGAAGATGCTCTTGCTGCACAAGGATATCCAGGTGTTAAGGTGTTTAACTTTGGCATCAACGGTGCCACTGCACAAGTTGTAGACTTTCAACTGCGCCAAGTTTTGACATCAGAGCAATTGCCAAAATTAATTATTTGGGCGGATGGGGCGCGGGCATTTAATAGCGGTCGCGTGGATACCACCTTCAGCGCGATCGCTGCTTCCAGAGGATTCAAGCAATTGCTCGCCGGAACCTTCCCCAAACAAAGTTCAACTGCTGCTCCTCCGGGTCAAACTGCGATCGCGCCCGCAACCGAAGAAGGCGCAAGTGCTTCCTTATCACAAAGTTACCAAGCAGTCAATAGCTGGCTGAATGAAAAGCTGGGAACAGTTTCCCAAGGTTATACCCAGCGCGACCAGATGAAAGCGTGGCTTCGGGATCACTATGCTGCCTGGGTGAAACCAGCACCGCTGAAAACAACTGTTGAGGAAGATACCGAAACCCCCCAAGAAGCCGAAGCCCGTGAAGCCGCCATTGATTTTGATGGTTTCCTACCCCTCTCAGTTCGGTTTAATCCCGCTACTTACTATCAGCGGTATGCCAGAGTCAGCGGCAGCTATGACAGCGACTATGAAAGCTTTAAAATGGATGGCACCCAAGCCGAAGCTATGGATAAGCTGCTGAAATTTAGCCAAGATAAGCAAATTCCGATTGTTTTCGTCAACCTGCCCCTCACCCAAGATTACTTAGACCCAGTACGCACAGAACATGAGCAAGCATTTCAGCAATATATGCGATCGCTTTCCCTACAAAAAGGACTGATTTTCAGAGACTTAAGTCAGCTTTATCCCACCAAACATGACTACTTTTCTGACCCCAGCCACCTCAACCGCTACGGTGCCTATGAAGTCTCCAATCAGCTTGCTAAAGACCCAATGATTCCTTGGATAAAAAAAGATTAA
- a CDS encoding MBOAT family O-acyltransferase has protein sequence MTFISLTYALFLVSVLGIYWSLQQQKSQMWALLIVSLVFYTSLQAPTLVKEQTWLQLLASPQVAYVPLLLVITLINFRLGKAIGENTALGLYATDPNEDWQFDQAFWNRQRLKLLWLGIVLNVLLLLSFKYIPFLLNSVAGFYGQLTGTPLPVAANTASWVSTNLIAPLGLSFFSFECIAYLIDVYRGAPAQERFLNFAAYKLFFPKLIAGPITRYHQFSAQLKTLQFPTLNQITEGLWLIACGAVKKALIADRLGIFVDLCFGNLERAGSGDLWLAIAAYGLQLYLDFSGYVDIARGSAILLGFHLPENFDFPYFSTSIAEFWRRWHITLGDWLRNYLYFPLGGSRQGLRRTCVNLLIVMLIAGIWHGAAWGYVVWGAIHGIGLVVHRLTEDHSHRSEKARKWWQSFPGLVVAWLLTQTMVFVSWVFFRLPNLKQSGLVIQRLWGHPADAQFAAKVYGEAIGLDQSQLTFLLWILVALMFFVYTVHRGLKLQLNWPVKLLLVPLCLYVVWVFAPQGGLPYIYFDF, from the coding sequence ATGACATTCATTTCGCTTACTTACGCACTTTTCCTGGTCAGCGTCCTGGGTATTTATTGGTCATTACAGCAGCAAAAATCGCAGATGTGGGCGCTGCTAATTGTCAGTTTGGTTTTCTATACCTCACTGCAAGCCCCAACGTTAGTAAAAGAGCAAACCTGGCTGCAACTTTTAGCATCGCCACAAGTCGCTTACGTTCCCCTGCTTTTGGTTATTACTCTAATTAACTTCCGTCTGGGAAAGGCAATTGGAGAAAATACAGCATTAGGACTTTACGCCACAGACCCTAATGAAGATTGGCAGTTCGATCAAGCTTTTTGGAATCGGCAGCGACTGAAGCTTTTATGGTTAGGAATTGTACTAAATGTTTTGTTGCTCTTGAGCTTCAAATACATACCTTTTTTATTGAACTCGGTAGCAGGTTTTTACGGACAATTGACTGGAACCCCGCTACCAGTTGCGGCAAATACCGCCAGTTGGGTCAGCACTAACTTAATAGCACCCTTAGGCTTGAGTTTCTTTTCTTTTGAGTGCATTGCTTACTTAATTGATGTGTATCGCGGTGCGCCAGCACAAGAGCGGTTTCTAAATTTTGCCGCCTACAAATTATTTTTCCCCAAGTTGATTGCTGGGCCGATTACTCGTTATCATCAATTCTCAGCTCAGCTGAAAACCCTACAATTTCCGACACTAAACCAGATTACAGAAGGACTCTGGCTGATTGCCTGCGGTGCAGTAAAAAAAGCACTCATTGCAGACAGATTGGGAATTTTTGTTGATTTGTGTTTTGGCAACTTAGAACGGGCTGGCAGCGGGGATTTGTGGTTAGCGATCGCTGCCTACGGACTGCAACTTTATTTAGATTTTAGCGGGTATGTAGACATTGCTCGTGGCAGTGCAATTCTGTTGGGATTTCATCTGCCAGAGAATTTTGACTTTCCCTACTTCAGTACCAGCATTGCCGAATTTTGGCGACGCTGGCATATTACTCTCGGCGATTGGTTGCGGAATTACCTTTATTTTCCCTTGGGCGGTTCGCGGCAGGGGCTGAGACGCACCTGCGTCAACTTACTAATTGTGATGCTGATTGCCGGGATTTGGCATGGTGCCGCCTGGGGATATGTCGTTTGGGGCGCAATTCATGGTATCGGCCTGGTTGTTCACAGACTCACAGAAGACCACTCCCATCGGTCGGAGAAAGCTAGGAAGTGGTGGCAAAGCTTTCCTGGTCTAGTTGTTGCATGGCTGTTAACTCAGACAATGGTGTTCGTGTCTTGGGTGTTTTTCCGACTGCCGAATCTGAAACAATCGGGTTTGGTAATTCAACGTCTCTGGGGTCATCCAGCTGATGCCCAGTTTGCCGCTAAGGTCTACGGCGAGGCAATTGGTTTGGATCAATCCCAATTGACTTTTTTGCTTTGGATTCTGGTGGCATTAATGTTCTTCGTATATACAGTACACCGGGGTCTAAAGTTACAGCTGAATTGGCCTGTGAAGCTGCTGCTGGTGCCACTGTGTCTCTACGTGGTCTGGGTATTTGCGCCCCAAGGCGGTCTACCTTACATTTATTTCGATTTCTAG
- the psbA gene encoding photosystem II q(b) protein: MTTTIQRRESANVWQRFCEWVTSTDNRLYVGWFGVLMIPTLLSATICFIIAFIAAPPVDIDGIREPVAGSLMYGNNIISGAVVPSSNAIGLHFYPIWEAASLDEWLYNGGPYQLVIFHFLIGVFCYMGREWELSYRLGMRPWICVAYSAPVAAATAVFLIYPIGQGSFSDGMPLGISGTFNFMLVFQAEHNILMHPFHQLGVAGVFGGALFSAMHGSLVTSSLVRETTETESQNYGYKFGQEEETYNIVAAHGYFGRLIFQYASFNNSRSLHFLLGAWPVIGIWFTALGISTMAFNLNGFNFNQSVIDSQGRVINTWADVINRANLGMEVMHERNAHNFPLDLAAGESTPVALVAPSING, encoded by the coding sequence ATGACCACAACCATTCAACGTCGCGAAAGCGCCAACGTATGGCAGCGGTTCTGCGAGTGGGTTACATCGACCGACAACCGCCTGTATGTAGGCTGGTTCGGCGTTCTGATGATCCCCACCCTGCTATCCGCAACCATCTGCTTCATCATCGCCTTCATCGCCGCTCCCCCAGTGGACATCGACGGTATCCGCGAACCAGTTGCAGGGAGCTTGATGTACGGAAACAACATCATCTCTGGTGCAGTTGTTCCTAGCTCCAACGCCATCGGCTTGCACTTCTACCCAATTTGGGAAGCAGCATCCCTCGACGAGTGGCTGTACAACGGCGGCCCTTACCAACTGGTAATCTTCCACTTCCTGATTGGCGTATTCTGCTACATGGGTCGTGAGTGGGAACTCTCCTACCGTCTAGGTATGCGTCCTTGGATCTGCGTCGCTTACTCGGCACCAGTTGCAGCAGCAACCGCAGTATTCTTGATCTACCCAATCGGACAAGGTTCATTCTCTGATGGTATGCCTTTAGGCATCTCTGGAACCTTCAACTTCATGTTGGTGTTCCAAGCAGAACACAACATCCTGATGCACCCCTTCCACCAACTCGGTGTAGCCGGTGTATTCGGTGGTGCTTTGTTCAGTGCCATGCACGGTTCACTCGTAACCTCTTCTCTGGTACGTGAAACAACCGAAACCGAATCTCAGAACTACGGTTACAAATTCGGTCAAGAAGAAGAAACCTACAACATCGTTGCAGCCCACGGCTACTTCGGTCGGTTAATCTTCCAATACGCTTCATTCAACAACAGCCGCAGCTTGCACTTCTTGTTGGGTGCATGGCCAGTAATCGGCATCTGGTTCACGGCGCTGGGTATCAGCACGATGGCATTCAACCTGAACGGATTCAACTTCAACCAGAGTGTAATCGACTCACAAGGTCGGGTAATCAACACCTGGGCTGATGTAATCAACCGCGCCAACCTAGGTATGGAAGTAATGCACGAGCGTAACGCTCACAACTTCCCTCTGGACTTGGCTGCTGGTGAGTCCACTCCAGTTGCTTTGGTTGCTCCTAGCATCAATGGTTAA